A single Roseinatronobacter monicus DNA region contains:
- a CDS encoding BCCT family transporter: MEKLAEQLGLRTNVTIFFWSAGLMVVFLLALVIAPVAIGDFFAGARSWVVTNLGWFFILGVNIWLIFLIWVAFSRFGNIRLGPADSAPEYSNLSWFTMLFAGGIGTVLMFWGVAEPILHFSSPPYAETEPHSVEAAREAMGFSLYHLGLHTWTIFTLPGLAFAYFIYRYDLPVRVSSVFYPFLKEGIHGPIGKAIDIAAILGTLFGVAVSIGLGTSQINAGLTELMGVPDSVTSKVIIIIVLTAVATTSIVVGLDKGVKFLSNINIGMATGLMLFVLITGSTVFLLRGIIETVGIYASNIFPMAFWNDMMASYTNDDGWGWQGGWTVFYWAWTVTWSPFIGIFVARISKGRTIREFVLGVLLAPSLFTLVWFAIFGWSAMEIDGIGTAARDALGANAGQIAEAVGRGPEFAMFAFFENYPATQLIQGLAVVIVAIFFATSSDSASLVVDMLCTGDTEPGPVRQRVFWGVSEGAVAAMLIVLAGEAGLVALQQVITVVGLPIFILVFAMLFALLKALLAENISGVKVGRPPDITSS; encoded by the coding sequence ATGGAAAAACTCGCAGAGCAATTGGGGCTGCGCACAAATGTCACGATCTTTTTCTGGTCCGCTGGGCTGATGGTCGTGTTCTTGCTGGCTCTTGTGATCGCGCCTGTCGCTATCGGTGATTTCTTTGCAGGGGCACGGTCATGGGTTGTGACCAATCTTGGTTGGTTTTTCATCCTTGGTGTCAATATATGGCTGATCTTTCTGATCTGGGTGGCGTTCAGCCGCTTTGGCAATATCCGCCTTGGCCCTGCTGACAGCGCGCCTGAATATTCGAATCTGTCATGGTTCACCATGCTGTTTGCAGGTGGCATCGGGACGGTTCTGATGTTCTGGGGTGTGGCGGAACCGATCCTGCATTTCTCATCCCCACCCTATGCAGAAACAGAGCCCCATTCCGTTGAGGCCGCGCGCGAGGCGATGGGGTTTTCGCTCTATCACCTTGGGCTGCACACTTGGACAATCTTCACATTGCCCGGTCTGGCCTTCGCCTATTTCATCTATCGCTATGACCTTCCTGTCCGGGTCAGTTCGGTGTTCTACCCGTTCCTGAAAGAAGGCATCCACGGCCCCATAGGCAAGGCCATCGACATTGCCGCAATTCTGGGCACGCTGTTTGGTGTGGCCGTGTCCATCGGGCTTGGCACCAGCCAGATCAATGCAGGCCTGACAGAGTTGATGGGCGTGCCTGACAGCGTCACCAGCAAGGTCATCATCATCATCGTGCTGACGGCAGTTGCGACCACATCCATCGTGGTGGGGCTGGATAAGGGCGTCAAATTTTTGTCCAATATCAATATTGGCATGGCAACCGGCCTGATGCTGTTCGTACTTATCACCGGGTCAACGGTCTTCCTGCTGCGCGGGATCATCGAGACAGTGGGCATCTATGCCTCGAATATCTTTCCGATGGCGTTCTGGAATGACATGATGGCCAGCTATACCAATGATGATGGCTGGGGCTGGCAGGGCGGCTGGACGGTCTTCTACTGGGCATGGACTGTGACGTGGTCACCCTTCATCGGCATTTTCGTAGCCCGCATTTCCAAGGGGCGCACCATTCGTGAATTCGTCCTTGGCGTGCTGCTGGCACCGTCCCTGTTCACGCTGGTCTGGTTCGCAATCTTCGGCTGGTCCGCGATGGAAATTGACGGCATCGGAACTGCCGCGCGCGACGCCTTGGGCGCGAATGCGGGCCAGATTGCCGAAGCGGTGGGCCGTGGCCCCGAATTCGCGATGTTCGCGTTTTTCGAGAATTACCCAGCGACCCAGCTGATACAGGGTCTGGCGGTGGTGATTGTCGCGATCTTCTTTGCCACATCATCGGATTCCGCGTCTTTGGTCGTGGATATGCTGTGCACGGGCGACACAGAACCCGGCCCCGTGCGCCAAAGGGTGTTCTGGGGCGTGTCGGAAGGGGCGGTTGCCGCCATGCTGATCGTGCTGGCCGGTGAGGCAGGTCTGGTGGCCTTGCAACAGGTGATTACAGTCGTCGGACTGCCAATCTTCATCCTTGTCTTTGCGATGCTGTTTGCCTTGCTCAAGGCGCTGCTGGCCGAGAATATTTCGGGCGTCAAGGTCGGCAGGCCACCGGATATCACAAGCTCCTGA